A stretch of DNA from Drosophila teissieri strain GT53w chromosome 4, Prin_Dtei_1.1, whole genome shotgun sequence:
TGGAACAGACGTATGCCTAAAAGACGGAAGATTTTACAGAAGCCCACAAACTAATATAACAAGTCAACAAATAGTTTATGCAATTTGTagtgaaatgtattttatgtttGAATGCAATACATTGCAAAATATGCATttcatattcaatttaaacagCTTCCTGTACTGGGGGCTCATAACCTTCGGGGCGGTCGATTACGGCTCCCTCGGAGGAAACAACGGCTTCCACGGATTTGCCACCACCATCGCCATGTAGTTCCAGAAGCTTTGAGACGTCGAAGCGCGGTTTCTTCAATACCTTGACTTTACGAATGTAAACATCATGTAACGGATATATGCGCTGACAGCTTTTTTCAATGTCTTTCGCAATTGAGTCCAGAGCAAGTTTGTTAACTAGCTGCTTTAGATCGGCACCACTAACTTCGTTGGTAATAATGTCAGTCATACGAGCACGAATCTTCCTGACTTGCGATTGTTGAGCATAACATGTCTTGCGCTGAGACTGCTGATCCTTGGCAGTAAATCCGATACAAAACACTCGCAAGAGGTACCCATCTACAGTCTTTGCTTCAACAATAGCTTCAATTAGTGTTTGCCACTTTTTAACCATTGACCTAACcaatattgaaattttaataggcacttaaatttgtatgtatgtaatatataaGGTCGAAAACTTGTGTATAATGAACGCCTACTAACCTGTACTTGTCCGTAGTCAAGTCCATGCCATGAAAGTTACAAAGCACATTTCGGTCTTGAACATCCTCTGCAATCAGACGGAACTTGCGAAAAGAACGTTCTGGATCAATATCCTTTTGCAAGTCAGCTAAAGACACCTCAAAAACGCGACCCTTTAAATAATCCGACGCTATTCTTTGACCCTGGGTACGGTTTACAAGTGTTTTACCGATTTGGCGGGTTTGAAACATATTCGGTGCTTTAACATCGTACCAATCCTTGCGCGAAAACGGATCCACCACCTTCTTTTTACCGCCCTTCTTGCCACCCTTGGAGAGACCTTTATTTTTGCCAACTGCCATGTTCAACGAATAAACCGGAAAAGGTCGAATCACGTTGGCGACGTATGTGAAAAGAAGGAAACCAGTAGTGGTAAACGCCGGcagtttcattttaaaatttcagacGACGTACTAATAGAATATGTTTGTGTTATATCGGTTTCCCACATTTCATTAGGCTGCGTCGTTCCGAATTTTCTGGCGCAGTGTAGACGTTCACCTTTTTTTAGTTAAGGGAAAAAATGAGCTATTGGTATGGCATTAAGGGCAAAGTTTGGAATTCTTAATGAACCTGATACGTTTGTAGTTTTGTATACAGGAGAAGGAATAACCCCTTCCATGAATTTCGAGAAAAATCTTTTAACATAACAAAAAAATCTTTATATAAcgaaaaaataattaagcagAAGCCGTTTTAGGACTACCTATTAtttctgtttaattttttattttctgtttattttagTCTAATCTGggtttgtattattttatgacTATCGGATTTTTCCTAATCTATAAAAGGATTCATTAAAATAactttatgtttaatttattagtCTTAGCTGAAGATAGAAAtcttttgtaataaaaacgGAAGCAAGTTGCGTTTCGGCCatgtttattgttatcgatttGATGTTTCCGTTTTTCCAAGACCATCGCACATCATTAACCATATGTTCGCACACAATACAGCTGGCCTATTTATcacaataaattttatatatattttatataagcaaaatatacaatataaacTATGTATAGTCCATCCCAATTCAGATAAATTGATTCatgatattttcaattttaatccTCATTTCCAAATGATGATTTTTTTATGGAAGCAAATTATTCGATATAATACTCACTTTATGAGTCAAGGCTGTTTTTTTATGAACGAACACGCCCGGAGCGAGCAgcgcattttttaaaaaaaaattttaaa
This window harbors:
- the LOC122622832 gene encoding 40S ribosomal protein S3a is translated as MAVGKNKGLSKGGKKGGKKKVVDPFSRKDWYDVKAPNMFQTRQIGKTLVNRTQGQRIASDYLKGRVFEVSLADLQKDIDPERSFRKFRLIAEDVQDRNVLCNFHGMDLTTDKYRSMVKKWQTLIEAIVEAKTVDGYLLRVFCIGFTAKDQQSQRKTCYAQQSQVRKIRARMTDIITNEVSGADLKQLVNKLALDSIAKDIEKSCQRIYPLHDVYIRKVKVLKKPRFDVSKLLELHGDGGGKSVEAVVSSEGAVIDRPEGYEPPVQEAV